In Palaemon carinicauda isolate YSFRI2023 chromosome 28, ASM3689809v2, whole genome shotgun sequence, a single genomic region encodes these proteins:
- the LOC137621671 gene encoding uncharacterized protein isoform X3, whose translation MIHHVFNAGKFFEDPRGHLLSLRDAKKNDLRKIAEQAGIPVLPSMVKAELLGRVLDFLVAKASVSSEETAPLRPLTLGRGEAKAIEDPELMKLKLQLELEREKKATHQAEYEQKERMIALERREREEKIQMERQLASIRLNEKGKERELGECFSLTKALKLLPPFDEKEPDVFFGIFEDTATTLHWPKEQYVLLIRSALKGKAAHIASQMLEERDYYVLKKAVLDAYTITAEGYRQMFRNSIKGTTQTYLELFQVKLKQFRKWLESENITTFEQLQNLMVLEEFLRRIPSNISMYIRERQEKEGKKAALLADEYHLIHKVKKHNSTDQASINIYCSFCKQKGHAIKDCPNPRCQFSKVMQPSQQTAGNRPETTQSKNQRRIALHCSQVTNDFSDFLCSGTVNNYPVKLLRDTGSSQTIVSGKLKPLTQPTNKYVTITDLSSKLVLPLVNMHIDCPYFTGRTEVALLDRELPCEKADILLGNDLAEGTVLPNLIISQPGCVIENEQNQQEVLPCQATTRSAATKAAIGVPTDDDTSNSLPDLVGLHHDEFVNLQRSDDSLKGCFNKVENPSDKSHKLPLFYLENNILMRHYRSPTLTEKDSWRDCHQLVVPGSLRSSIMKLAHSAESHLGITKTYRRLLEDFYWPRMKMDVKSFVERCHVCQVTGRPNEKIPPAPLVPIVVPSTPFDKIIIDCVGPLPKTSRRNEYILSVLCPTTRFPLAFPLKNISARNIIQQLIKVFTLFGFPRELQCDRGTNFTSTLFQSALHQFNIFNVLSSAYHPQSNGALERVHQTLKNLLRRYGMETEKEWDEDIDLLLYILRSVPNESTGVSPFEMMFGRRPRSNLSMIKEQILKGSRKENQVSLPQYLKSLEEKLLHIHAFARKNLQHAQELMKDRYDKKAKVREFKCGDKVLVYHCVPGSPLREKFMGPYKIIRRTTKTNYVIATPDRRKPTQLVHVNLIKPYHESTTGIVNHVIHDFKSAKQSLSLTPLNHRSQNEMQNEVQTPTKVGTDVSHEDDETDFSVKSTLSWKDMNNSEILKSLPWFLDCSPNQKKDLSILISKYASICSDRPGSCTKVKHDLVLEPNTNPIRQSFYRVSHRHLPILKQEVEYLLEHNLAKPSTSPWASPCILVDASNIGFGGVLLQEIASDGAVSLPLLERLLPIAYHSGFFKGSQLRWATVEKELFSIINTVLHFRPYLEGLDHVVVYSDHMPLSFLHRAKFTNQKLLRWSYILSSFNIEVRKISGSRNTIADALSRLPRLQRS comes from the exons atgatccaccatgtctttaatgcagggaagttttttgaggaccctcgggggcacctcttatcgttgagagatgccaagaaaaatgacttgcgaaagattgctgaacaagcagggattcctgtattgccctccatggtgaaagcagaacttctgggtagagttttggatttcctggtagccaaagcttccgtttcatcagaagaaactgctccccttcggccccttacgttagggagaggtgaagctaaggctatagaggatccagaattgatgaagctcaagttgcagcttgaattggagagagagaaaaaggcaactcatcaagctgaatacgagcagaaagaaaggatgatagccttggaacgacgggaaagagaagaaaagatacaaatggagagacaactggccagtatcaggttgaacgagaaaggcaaagagagagagcttggcgaatgtttttccctcactaaggctcttaaactactaccaccgtttgatgaaaaagaaccagacgtgttctttggtatttttgaggacacagccacaaccttgcattggccaaaagaacaatatgttctactcattcggagtgcactgaaaggtaaggctgctcatatagcttcgcaaatgttagaggaacgagattactatgtcctaaagaaagctgtccttgatgcctataccattacagctgaagggtataggcaaatgttcaggaactccatcaaaggaaccacccaaacttatttggaattgtttcaggtcaaattaaaacagtttagaaaatggctagaatctgaaaacataactacctttgaacaattacagaacttaatggtactagaggagtttttgaggagaattccttccaacatttctatgtacatcagagaacggcaggagaaggagggtaagaaggcggctcttcttgctgatgaatatcacctcatccataaggtaaagaaacataactctacagatcaggcaagtataaatatttattgttccttttgtaaacagaagggacatgccattaaagactgtcctaacccccgatgtcaattttctaaggttatgcagccttctcagcaaacagcagggaacagaccagagactactcagagcaaaaaccaaagaaggattgctctccattgttctcaagtcacaaatgacttctctgatttcctttgctctggtactgtcaataattaccctgtaaagttgttaagggacacaggatcgtcacaaactatagtaagtggtaaattgaaacctctgactcagcctactaataaatatgttaccatcactgatctatccagtaaattagtgttacctctggttaatatgcatatagattgcccttactttactggaagaaccgaagtagccttactggatagagaattgccttgtgagaaagctgatattctgttaggaaatgatttagctgaaggaactgtcttacctaatctcattatttctcaaccagggtgtgttatagaaaatgagcagaaccaacaggaagttctaccttgccaagccaccactcgttctgctgctactaaagctgcaattggagttcccactgatgacgacacctcaaactccttaccagacttggttggtctccatcatgatgaattcgtcaatcttcagagatcagatgatagccttaagggatgcttcaataaggttgaaaatccctcggataagagccataagttacccttattttatctagagaataatatcctcatgcgtcattacaggtctcctacactgactgagaaagactcgtggcgagactgtcatcaactggttgtacctggcagcctccgatcttcaatcatgaaattagcccactctgctgagagtcatctaggcatcacgaagacatacaggcgcctcctagaagatttctactggcccagaatgaagatggacgtaaagagtttcgtagagaggtgtcatgtgtgccaagttaccggaagacctaatgaaaagataccaccagcccctctagtgcccattgtggtccctagtacaccttttgataaaataattatagattgtgttgggcctttgccaaaaactagccggcgtaatgaatatatactaagtgttctttgccccactactaggttccctctagcatttccacttaaaaatatctctgctagaaacattatccaacaactgataaaagtttttacattgtttggttttcctagggaacttcaatgcgatagaggtaccaactttaccagtactttgttccagagtgctctccatcaatttaatatatttaatgttctctcttcagcctatcatcctcaatccaatggggccttagagagagttcatcagactctaAAGAACTTGCTACGACGATATGGAATGGAAACGGAAaaggaatgggatgaagacatcgacttacttctgtacatacttcgAAGCGTGccaaatgagtctacaggagtttctccatttgagatgatgtttggacgaagacccaggtcaaacctcagcatgataaaagaacagatactaaaaggttctaggaaagaaaatcaggtaagccttccccaatacttgaagtccttggaggagaagttgttgcacatccatgccttcgctcgaaagaacttgcagcatgctcaagagcttatgaaggatagatatgataagaaggcaaaggtaagagagtttaagtgtggagataaggtgctggtatatcactgcgtacctggctctccattgagagagaaattcatgggaccttataagattatcaggcgaaccacaaaaacaaactatgttATTGCAACTCCTGATAGACGTAAGCCAACTCAGCTTGTACACGTGAACTTAataaaaccctatcatgaatctaccacaggtatagttaatcatgtaattcatgactttaaatctgccaagcagagtttgtcactaacgcctcttaatcacaggtcacagaatgagatgcagaatgaggtgcagactcctaccaaggttggtacagacgtgagccacgaggatgacgagactgatttcagtgtaaagtcgactttgtcttggaaggacatgaacaattcggaaattctaaagtcccttccatggttcctagactgttcaccaaatcaaaagaaagacttgagtatactcattagcaagtatgcatcaatttgttcagataggcctggaagttgcaccaaagtaaagcatgatttagtactagaacctaatacaaaccccatcagacaatctttttacagggtatctcatcgccatctgcctatcttgaaacaggaagtggaatacctgctggaacataacctcgctaagcccagtacatccccatgggcttctccatgcattctg gtagatgccagcaacatcggttttggtggtgttcttctacaggaaattgcgagtgatggtgctgtttccttgccactgttggagagactcttgcccatagcctatcattctggattcttcaaagggtcacaactcagatgggctacagtagaaaaagaattattcagtataatcaacactgtgctacatttccgtccgtatctggaaggcctagaccatgttgttgtctactctgaccacatgccgctgagtttcctccaccgtgcgaagttcaccaaccagaaacttctcagatggtcctacattctctcctcatttaacatcgaagtgaggaaaatctcTGGATCACGGAACACCATCGCCGATGCCCTATCGCGTCTACCTCGGCTCCAGAGGAgttga
- the LOC137621671 gene encoding uncharacterized protein isoform X1: MIHHVFNAGKFFEDPRGHLLSLRDAKKNDLRKIAEQAGIPVLPSMVKAELLGRVLDFLVAKASVSSEETAPLRPLTLGRGEAKAIEDPELMKLKLQLELEREKKATHQAEYEQKERMIALERREREEKIQMERQLASIRLNEKGKERELGECFSLTKALKLLPPFDEKEPDVFFGIFEDTATTLHWPKEQYVLLIRSALKGKAAHIASQMLEERDYYVLKKAVLDAYTITAEGYRQMFRNSIKGTTQTYLELFQVKLKQFRKWLESENITTFEQLQNLMVLEEFLRRIPSNISMYIRERQEKEGKKAALLADEYHLIHKVKKHNSTDQASINIYCSFCKQKGHAIKDCPNPRCQFSKVMQPSQQTAGNRPETTQSKNQRRIALHCSQVTNDFSDFLCSGTVNNYPVKLLRDTGSSQTIVSGKLKPLTQPTNKYVTITDLSSKLVLPLVNMHIDCPYFTGRTEVALLDRELPCEKADILLGNDLAEGTVLPNLIISQPGCVIENEQNQQEVLPCQATTRSAATKAAIGVPTDDDTSNSLPDLVGLHHDEFVNLQRSDDSLKGCFNKVENPSDKSHKLPLFYLENNILMRHYRSPTLTEKDSWRDCHQLVVPGSLRSSIMKLAHSAESHLGITKTYRRLLEDFYWPRMKMDVKSFVERCHVCQVTGRPNEKIPPAPLVPIVVPSTPFDKIIIDCVGPLPKTSRRNEYILSVLCPTTRFPLAFPLKNISARNIIQQLIKVFTLFGFPRELQCDRGTNFTSTLFQSALHQFNIFNVLSSAYHPQSNGALERVHQTLKNLLRRYGMETEKEWDEDIDLLLYILRSVPNESTGVSPFEMMFGRRPRSNLSMIKEQILKGSRKENQVSLPQYLKSLEEKLLHIHAFARKNLQHAQELMKDRYDKKAKVREFKCGDKVLVYHCVPGSPLREKFMGPYKIIRRTTKTNYVIATPDRRKPTQLVHVNLIKPYHESTTGIVNHVIHDFKSAKQSLSLTPLNHRSQNEMQNEVQTPTKVGTDVSHEDDETDFSVKSTLSWKDMNNSEILKSLPWFLDCSPNQKKDLSILISKYASICSDRPGSCTKVKHDLVLEPNTNPIRQSFYRVSHRHLPILKQEVEYLLEHNLAKPSTSPWASPCILRTMQDIIRGLPHVHVYLDDIVVATTTWEEHLRILTSLFERLREANLTINLAKSSFGKGQVTYLGHIIGSGTIVPKDVNIGAIQEYPKPRNRKELKTFLGMVSYYSRFCPNFSTITAPLFALTSTKVPFKWTCNHNRAFDQLKLFMVSKPLLQAPDFTKPFFLQVDASNIGFGGVLLQEIASDGAVSLPLLERLLPIAYHSGFFKGSQLRWATVEKELFSIINTVLHFRPYLEGLDHVVVYSDHMPLSFLHRAKFTNQKLLRWSYILSSFNIEVRKISGSRNTIADALSRLPRLQRS, encoded by the exons atgatccaccatgtctttaatgcagggaagttttttgaggaccctcgggggcacctcttatcgttgagagatgccaagaaaaatgacttgcgaaagattgctgaacaagcagggattcctgtattgccctccatggtgaaagcagaacttctgggtagagttttggatttcctggtagccaaagcttccgtttcatcagaagaaactgctccccttcggccccttacgttagggagaggtgaagctaaggctatagaggatccagaattgatgaagctcaagttgcagcttgaattggagagagagaaaaaggcaactcatcaagctgaatacgagcagaaagaaaggatgatagccttggaacgacgggaaagagaagaaaagatacaaatggagagacaactggccagtatcaggttgaacgagaaaggcaaagagagagagcttggcgaatgtttttccctcactaaggctcttaaactactaccaccgtttgatgaaaaagaaccagacgtgttctttggtatttttgaggacacagccacaaccttgcattggccaaaagaacaatatgttctactcattcggagtgcactgaaaggtaaggctgctcatatagcttcgcaaatgttagaggaacgagattactatgtcctaaagaaagctgtccttgatgcctataccattacagctgaagggtataggcaaatgttcaggaactccatcaaaggaaccacccaaacttatttggaattgtttcaggtcaaattaaaacagtttagaaaatggctagaatctgaaaacataactacctttgaacaattacagaacttaatggtactagaggagtttttgaggagaattccttccaacatttctatgtacatcagagaacggcaggagaaggagggtaagaaggcggctcttcttgctgatgaatatcacctcatccataaggtaaagaaacataactctacagatcaggcaagtataaatatttattgttccttttgtaaacagaagggacatgccattaaagactgtcctaacccccgatgtcaattttctaaggttatgcagccttctcagcaaacagcagggaacagaccagagactactcagagcaaaaaccaaagaaggattgctctccattgttctcaagtcacaaatgacttctctgatttcctttgctctggtactgtcaataattaccctgtaaagttgttaagggacacaggatcgtcacaaactatagtaagtggtaaattgaaacctctgactcagcctactaataaatatgttaccatcactgatctatccagtaaattagtgttacctctggttaatatgcatatagattgcccttactttactggaagaaccgaagtagccttactggatagagaattgccttgtgagaaagctgatattctgttaggaaatgatttagctgaaggaactgtcttacctaatctcattatttctcaaccagggtgtgttatagaaaatgagcagaaccaacaggaagttctaccttgccaagccaccactcgttctgctgctactaaagctgcaattggagttcccactgatgacgacacctcaaactccttaccagacttggttggtctccatcatgatgaattcgtcaatcttcagagatcagatgatagccttaagggatgcttcaataaggttgaaaatccctcggataagagccataagttacccttattttatctagagaataatatcctcatgcgtcattacaggtctcctacactgactgagaaagactcgtggcgagactgtcatcaactggttgtacctggcagcctccgatcttcaatcatgaaattagcccactctgctgagagtcatctaggcatcacgaagacatacaggcgcctcctagaagatttctactggcccagaatgaagatggacgtaaagagtttcgtagagaggtgtcatgtgtgccaagttaccggaagacctaatgaaaagataccaccagcccctctagtgcccattgtggtccctagtacaccttttgataaaataattatagattgtgttgggcctttgccaaaaactagccggcgtaatgaatatatactaagtgttctttgccccactactaggttccctctagcatttccacttaaaaatatctctgctagaaacattatccaacaactgataaaagtttttacattgtttggttttcctagggaacttcaatgcgatagaggtaccaactttaccagtactttgttccagagtgctctccatcaatttaatatatttaatgttctctcttcagcctatcatcctcaatccaatggggccttagagagagttcatcagactctaAAGAACTTGCTACGACGATATGGAATGGAAACGGAAaaggaatgggatgaagacatcgacttacttctgtacatacttcgAAGCGTGccaaatgagtctacaggagtttctccatttgagatgatgtttggacgaagacccaggtcaaacctcagcatgataaaagaacagatactaaaaggttctaggaaagaaaatcaggtaagccttccccaatacttgaagtccttggaggagaagttgttgcacatccatgccttcgctcgaaagaacttgcagcatgctcaagagcttatgaaggatagatatgataagaaggcaaaggtaagagagtttaagtgtggagataaggtgctggtatatcactgcgtacctggctctccattgagagagaaattcatgggaccttataagattatcaggcgaaccacaaaaacaaactatgttATTGCAACTCCTGATAGACGTAAGCCAACTCAGCTTGTACACGTGAACTTAataaaaccctatcatgaatctaccacaggtatagttaatcatgtaattcatgactttaaatctgccaagcagagtttgtcactaacgcctcttaatcacaggtcacagaatgagatgcagaatgaggtgcagactcctaccaaggttggtacagacgtgagccacgaggatgacgagactgatttcagtgtaaagtcgactttgtcttggaaggacatgaacaattcggaaattctaaagtcccttccatggttcctagactgttcaccaaatcaaaagaaagacttgagtatactcattagcaagtatgcatcaatttgttcagataggcctggaagttgcaccaaagtaaagcatgatttagtactagaacctaatacaaaccccatcagacaatctttttacagggtatctcatcgccatctgcctatcttgaaacaggaagtggaatacctgctggaacataacctcgctaagcccagtacatccccatgggcttctccatgcattctg aggactatgcaagacatcatcaggggtctCCCCCATGTACATGTGTACCTGGATgacattgtcgtagcaaccactacctgggaagaacacctgagaatactaacttccctcttcgaaagattaagagaggcaaacttgaccatcaaccttgcaaagagctcctttggtaaaggtcaggtaacttatctcggtcacatcataggcagtggcactattgttcctaaggatgtgaacataggtgccatccaggaatatccaaaaccaaggaataggaaagagcttaagacatttctaggcatggtatcatactattcccgattttgccctaatttttcaacaatcactgccccactttttgctctaacttcaaccaaagtaccctttaagtggacatgtaatcataacagggcctttgatcagctaaaactatttatggtttccaagccacttctacaagctcctgacttcaccaaaccttttttccttcaggtagatgccagcaacatcggttttggtggtgttcttctacaggaaattgcgagtgatggtgctgtttccttgccactgttggagagactcttgcccatagcctatcattctggattcttcaaagggtcacaactcagatgggctacagtagaaaaagaattattcagtataatcaacactgtgctacatttccgtccgtatctggaaggcctagaccatgttgttgtctactctgaccacatgccgctgagtttcctccaccgtgcgaagttcaccaaccagaaacttctcagatggtcctacattctctcctcatttaacatcgaagtgaggaaaatctcTGGATCACGGAACACCATCGCCGATGCCCTATCGCGTCTACCTCGGCTCCAGAGGAgttga